In the genome of Triticum urartu cultivar G1812 chromosome 5, Tu2.1, whole genome shotgun sequence, one region contains:
- the LOC125509637 gene encoding protein WHAT'S THIS FACTOR 1, chloroplastic, translating to MARRLFSAARALVPPVPVPAPAPVPASSSAAAEAAASLLPLLPCKRRKKLLKKLNSPRIAPIEPEADRRVPALDAVLDRDAAFRFLSRARSFMASLPPPHRIPLAEAGKLYRELGFPRGRSVSRAAARHPLLFHRTTVGSVPHLAFTPLMCSLLEEERRVHEELLPARVLAVRKLLMLTAHRRLPLAKLHHCRAVLGLPDDFRDRVRDFPDDFRVAVDPDGLHVLELARWDPALAVSALEHDFMVDERRVRRTFRFSVPHSRSMPLDGEEAERLDAATTFPLVSPYTNGALLRPWTPEAEKYRVGVVHEFLSLTLEKRALIHHVFEFKEELGLTRHMYQSLRKQTRAFYLAGTEMNWAVFLRDAYDDDGVLRDKDPLVLFNEKLQGYACMTEMDPRNTIAE from the coding sequence ATGGCGCGCCGCCTCTTCTCCGCCGCGAGAGCTCTCGTCCCGCCGGTCCCAGTGCCTGCGCCGGCGCCGGTGCCCGCGTCTTCTTCCGCGGCCGCGGAAGCCGCGGCGTCGCTCCTGCCGCTGCTCCCGTGCAAGCGGCGGAAGAAGCTCCTGAAGAAGCTCAACAGCCCGCGCATCGCGCCCATCGAGCCCGAGGCCGACCGCCGCGTGCCGGCGCTCGACGCCGTCCTCGACCGCGACGCCGCCTTCCGCTTCCTCTCCCGCGCGCGCTCCTTCATGGCCTCCCTCCCGCCCCCGCACCGCATCCCCCTCGCCGAGGCCGGCAAGCTGTACCGCGAGCTCGGCTTCCCCCGCGGCCGCAGCGTctcgcgcgccgccgcccggcaCCCGCTGCTCTTCCACCGCACCACCGTGGGCTCCGTCCCGCACCTCGCTTTCACGCCGCTCATGTGCTCGCTCCTCGAGGAGGAGCGCCGCGTCCACGAGGAGCTCCTCCCCGCGCGGGTGCTGGCCGTCCGGAAGCTCCTCATGCTCACCGCCCACCGCCGCCTGCCCCTCGCGAAGCTCCACCACTGCCGCGCGGTGCTCGGCCTCCCCGACGACTTCCGGGACCGCGTCCGCGACTTCCCGGACGACTTCCGCGTCGCCGTGGACCCCGACGGGCTCCACGTCCTCGAGCTGGCGCGCTGGGACCCCGCGCTCGCCGTCAGCGCCCTGGAGCACGACTTCATGGTGGACGAGCGCCGCGTCCGGCGCACGTTCCGCTTCTCCGTCCCGCACAGCCGGTCGATGCCGCTGGACGGGGAGGAGGCGGAGCGCCTGGACGCGGCGACCACGTTCCCGCTGGTCTCGCCGTACACCAACGGCGCgctgctgcggccgtggacgccGGAGGCCGAGAAGTACCGCGTCGGGGTGGTGCACGAGTTCCTGAGCCTGACGCTGGAGAAGCGCGCGCTGATACACCACGTGTTCGAGTTCAAGGAGGAGCTCGGGCTCACGCGGCACATGTACCAGTCGCTGCGGAAGCAGACCCGCGCCTTCTACCTCGCCGGCACGGAGATGAACTGGGCCGTGTTCCTCCGGGACGCGTACGACGACGACGGCGTGCTCAGGGACAAGGATCCCCTCGTGCTCTTCAACGAGAAGCTGCAGGGCTACGCGTGCATGACCGAGATGGATCCCAGGAACACCATTGCTGAATGA